In a genomic window of Vigna angularis cultivar LongXiaoDou No.4 chromosome 6, ASM1680809v1, whole genome shotgun sequence:
- the LOC108341960 gene encoding E3 ubiquitin-protein ligase MIEL1, with product MERSVIERLDFGKMGYGCKHYRRRCRIRAPCCNELYSCRHCHNEATSMLSKPLDRHELVRKDVEHVVCSVCDTEQPVAQVCTNCGVRMGEYFCSICKFFDDETGKEHFHCDDCGICRVGGRENFFHCKKCGSCYSNGLRDNHLCVENSMRHHCPICYEYLFDSLKDTAVMKCGHTMHSECYHEMIKRDQYCCPICSKSVIDMSRTWKRIDEEIEATVMPEDYQNRKVWILCNDCNDTTEVYFHIIGHKCGHCNSYNTRAIAPPVLPQ from the exons ATGGAACGTTCTGTCATCGAACGTCTTGATTTTGGGAAGATGGGATACGG GTGCAAGCATTACAGAAGAAGATGCAGGATTCGAGCTCCATGTTGCAATGAGCTCTACTCTTGCCGTCATTGTCATAACGAGGCAACG AGCATGCTGAGCAAACCTCTTGATCGTCACGAACTCGTTCGCAAGGATGTTGAACAT GTTGTTTGTTCAGTTTGTGATACAGAGCAGCCA GTTGCCCAAGTTTGTACAAACTGCGGTGTCAGAATGGGAGAATATTTTTGCAGCATCTGCAAATTCTTCGATGATGAG ACCGGGAAAGAACATTTTCATTGTGATGATTGTGGGATATGCAG AGTTGGTGGTCGTGAGAATTTTTTCCACTGCAAAAAGTGTG GGTCTTGCTATTCAAATGGTCTGCGTGATAATCATTTGTGTGTGGAGAACTCCATGAGGCATCATTGTCCCATTTGCTATGAG taCCTTTTTGACTCATTGAAAGACACTGCTGTTATGAAATGTGGTCACACGATGCATTCTGAATGTTACCACGAGATGATAAAGCGTGACCA GTATTGTTGTCCCATATGCTCCAAGTCGGTAATTGACATGTCTAGGACATGGAAGAGAATTGACGAAGAG ATTGAAGCAACTGTCATGCCTGAGGACTATCAGAACAGAAAG GTTTGGATACTCTGTAATGACTGCAATGATACAACTGAAGTTTACTTCCACATTATTGGGCATAAATGTGGTCACTGCAACTCATACAATACTCGTGCAATAGCTCCTCCTGTTCTTCCTCAATGA
- the LOC108342633 gene encoding protein mago nashi homolog 2 produces the protein MGSEEEKGEFYLRYYVGHKGKFGHEFLEFEFRPDGKLRYANNSNYKNDIMIRKEVYLTPAVLRECRRIIAESKIMKEDDNIWPEPDRVGRQELEIVMGNNHISFATSKIGSLVDVQSSADPEGLRIFYFLVQDLKCFVFSLISLHFKIKPI, from the exons ATGGGAAGCGAAGAAGAGAAGGGGGAATTCTACCTGAGATATTACGTGGGGCACAAGGGAAAGTTCGGCCACGAGTTTCTTGAATTCGAGTTCAGACCCGACGGCAAGCTCCGTTACGCCAACAACTCCAACTACAAAAACGACATCATGATCCGCAAGGAGGTGTACCTTACTCCCGCTGTTTTACGTGAGTGTCGCCGCATAATTGCAGAGAGCAAAATCATGAAGGAGGACGACAACATCTGGCCGGAACCCGATCGGGTGGGGCGCCAGGAGTTGGAGATTGTCATGGGGAACAACCACATTTCCTTCGCAACTTCCAAGATTGGGTCTCTCGTCGACGTTCAATCAAGTGCCGATCCGGAAGGCCTTCGAATCTTTTACTTTCTTGTCCAG GATTTGAAGTGTTTTGTCTTCTCTCTCATTTCTCTCCACTTCAAGATCAAGCCCATATAA
- the LOC108341223 gene encoding CASP-like protein 1E1, with amino-acid sequence MEGQRKGSFNVMEESEGNGKGWRGSVVRTCDLVLRLLAFLLTLVAAVVIGADKQTATVPIKLVESMPPLYVPVAAKWHYLSAFVYFVGANAMACAYATLSLLLSIGNRRKWMETVITVLDTLMVALLFSSNGAAIAVGLLGLQGNSHVHWNKVCNMFGKFCDQVAASLFISLLGSITFLLLLLLPQLFRLKQTT; translated from the exons ATGGAGGGTCAGAGAAAGGGTAGTTTCAATGTAATGGAAGAGAGTGAGGGCAATGGCAAAGGATGGCGTGGATCAGTAGTGAGAACTTGTGATTTGGTTTTGAGACTTTTGGCCTTTCTGCTCACTCTTGTGGCTGCTGTTGTCATTGGGGCAGATAAACAAACAGCTACTGTGCCAATCAAACTTGTGGAATCTATGCCACCTTTGTATGTTCCTGTTGCTGCTAAGTGGCATTACTTGTCTGCATTTGT GTACTTTGTGGGGGCAAATGCAATGGCATGTGCATATGCAACATTGTCTCTGTTGTTGAGTATTGGAAACAGGCGTAAATGGATGGAGACAGTGATCACTGTGTTGGACACGTTAATGGTGGCTTTGCTCTTCTCTAGCAATGGAGCTGCCATTGCAGTTGGCCTACTTGGCTTGCAAGGAAATTCACATGTTCATTGGAACAAAGTGTGCAATATGTTTGGCAAATTTTGTGACCAAGTTGCTGCTTCTCTTTTTATATCACTGCTTGGATCAATAACATTCCTCTTGCTGCTTCTGCTTCCTCAACTTTTCAGACTTAAACAAACAACCTAG